Proteins encoded in a region of the Trypanosoma brucei gambiense DAL972 chromosome 11, complete sequence genome:
- a CDS encoding T. brucei spp.-specific protein, giving the protein MVGTSMVGAAEGTLLQSNKPLPLPFPKLLFLFHCLCHYRSRLSPHPAVALGVFPLVHPILGPFHPFSSQLDHRSFPFLCYIYQNSKSYQSPSTRQSGYHHAGEQAEKRKRRLTEEQRVRK; this is encoded by the coding sequence ATGGTGGGAACGAGTATGGTAGGAGCGGCAGAGGGTACCTTGCTGCAATCCAATAAGCCgcttcctctcccttttcccaaattgttgtttctttttcactgccTTTGCCACTACCGCAGCCGTCTTTCTCCCCACCCCGCCGTGGCACTTGGTGTGTTTCCTTTAGTTCATCCCATTTTAGGGCCTTTTCACCCATTTTCTTCCCAACTTGACCAtcgttccttcccttttctttgttatatatatcaaaACAGTAAGTCATACCAATCACCAAGTACCCGTCAGTCTGGCTACCACCACGCGGGCGAGCAGGCtgaaaaacgaaagaggcGGCTAACAGAAGAGCAGAGagtgagaaaataa
- a CDS encoding kinesin, putative — translation MSIEVHVRIRPNAPTSVWSSAETVLYSTNNPDVRYVYNKVHHGGTSNHTIFQGLEALVHAGFGGKNVTVMAYGQTGSGKTHSMNGTAADPGIVPRTALLLFELKKNSPGTEIFVYFTEIYNESVKDLLDPQRGDLALHDAPDGGVYFDKKSVLLDSLEGFTKLQGAAERNRKYGVTNLNDHSSRSHMILTFEIHRSSRQVSTINLVDLAGSESASRANTEGILLREGGFINKSLLTLGNVVDAIVDKRTYVPYRDAKLTRILRNCLGGSGMTFILCCINPSTENFEQTVSSLRFTQRAMKIKNDPVMVLNMPPLFAHEYSIGAEEIVRGIDELSDAYYQRGLRDAYLYVDKTVSSIVGSFKGQVSEPIRAMADAQRLLIAHDHSVAIDQIGPLYSRLEELTQQQRQDRDIEEREGKRQRQIEDEIECRRNKVARLEARVKERDAEGDTELANWEYQLYEARQRRVTQLELLLSSEKAARCQLQYKHVICIERIAARWVPMIKSLGPATPPVADKKVALQRLRQRLEQAREELQDLTVAHDMIKDDLPNVQAAAEGAGGGTLTPTSLSPRPQMSEDAIPIGAHMSDAQIEERIHQLEREEKLLMSQAIHVARCESARRVRESLASPRRETPRTSRSVVRLHSATPSRQDKDAGDMRGQLLEVLDSSPLDIAHRSRCHGSQAHQRSPTPRTARTVFPTADEELCDDVNVPVGPKRSASPRTENLADGMRRALGVLRDVRSKLLRPALGRNVPSVSRGSARAALRTSSPLPQYVRSGSLSGRRTNSSPPINIEENNGDDEAMPFSDVCKQRNNAKIQEPVIGIAARRRLEGAPTRPNVERALWRLSLSPSSERAGKSGRSRSRRR, via the coding sequence ATGAGTATTGAGGTTCATGTACGCATTCGACCAAACGCCCCCACTAGCGTGTGGTCCAGCGCAGAAACGGTGTTGTATAGTACAAATAACCCTGACGTGCGTTACGTGTACAACAAAGTACACCATGGTGGCACAAGCAACCACACCATCTTTCAAGGTCTGGAGGCTCTAGTACACGCCGGTTTTGGCGGCAAGAATGTCACCGTCATGGCCTATGGTCAAACGGGCAGTGGGAAGACGCACAGTATGAATGGAACTGCCGCGGACCCAGGCATTGTGCCACGAACTGcattgttgctttttgagttaaagaaaaattcccctggaacagaaatttttgtttacttcacGGAGATATATAATGAGTCCGTGAAGGACCTGTTAGACCCTCAACGGGGTGACCTTGCGCTTCATGACGCGCCGGACGGAGGGGTTTACTTCGACAAAAAGTCTGTTTTATTGGATTCTCTGGAGGGTTTTACGAAGCTGCAGGGCGCCGCGGAGCGCAACCGCAAGTACGGTGTAACGAACCTCAATGACCACAGTAGTCGCTCGCACATGATTCTCACATTTGAGATTCACAGGTCGAGCCGACAAGTGAGTACAATCAACTTAGTGGATCTTGCCGGTTCTGAATCCGCATCTCGTGCAAACACAGAAGGTATCCTGCTGCGTGAAGGAGGCTTTATCAACAAAAGCTTGCTAACGCTTGGTAATGTGGTGGATGCGATCGTAGACAAGCGTACTTATGTACCCTACCGTGATGCCAAACTTACCCGTATTTTACGGAACTGTCTGGGCGGGTCCGGTATGACCTTCATTCTATGTTGCATTAACCCATCTACGGAAAATTTTGAGCAAACGGTATCTAGTCTGCGCTTTACGCAGCGAGCCATGAAAATCAAAAACGATCCGGTTATGGTACTCAACATGCCACCGCTTTTCGCGCACGAATACAGCATAGGTGCGGAAGAGATTGTCCGAGGGATAGATGAGTTAAGTGATGCCTATTATCAACGTGGACTGCGTGATGCTTATTTGTACGTCGACAAAACTGTCTCGTCTATCGTGGGTAGCTTTAAGGGACAGGTCTCTGAACCCATACGGGCGATGGCGGATGCTCAGCGACTTCTTATTGCGCACGATCATTCTGTGGCTATTGATCAAATCGGTCCGCTTTACAGTCGACTAGAGGAGTtgacacagcagcagcgacaGGACCGCGATATTGAGGAACGGGAGGGCAAGAGGCAACGTCAAATTGAGGATGAGATTGAGTGCCGCCGCAACAAGGTTGCTCGTCTGGAGGCACGTGTGAAGGAGCGCGATGCTGAAGGAGACACCGAATTGGCGAATTGGGAGTATCAACTCTATGAGGCGCGGCAAAGACGAGTAACCCAACTAGAACTGCTTTTGTCTTCAGAGAAAGCAGCGCGGTGCCAGTTACAGTATAAACACGTCATCTGCATAGAGCGCATAGCCGCTCGCTGGGTGCCCATGATCAAGTCTTTAGGACCCGCCACCCCTCCGGTTGCTGACAAGAAGGTGGCTCTCCAGCGGTTGCGTCAGCGCTTGGAGCAAGCGCGGGAGGAGCTTCAAGATCTCACTGTAGCACATGATATGATCAAGGATGATCTGCCGAATGTACAAGCGGCGGCAGAGGGTGCAGGAGGAGGTACTTTAACTCCTACCTCACTCTCCCCACGGCCACAAATGAGTGAAGATGCAATTCCTATAGGTGCTCACATGTCGGATGCACAGATTGAGGAACGGATTCACCAgttggaaagggaggagaagCTGTTGATGTCGCAAGCCATTCACGTGGCTCGCTGTGAGAGCGCCCGCCGCGTTCGGGAGTCTTTAGCGAGCCCGCGAAGGGAGACTCCTCGCACCAGCCGTTCGGTTGTGCGGTTGCATAGCGCAACGCCATCCCGTCAGGATAAGGATGCCGGGGACATGCGAGGGCAACTGTTGGAAGTACTTGACTCCTCCCCATTAGACATTGCGCATCGTTCGAGGTGCCATGGGAGTCAGGCCCACCAACGTAGTCCCACGCCACGTACTGCCCGTACGGTATTTCCTACCGCCGACGAGGAGTTATGCGATGATGTGAATGTGCCGGTGGGTCCCAAACGTAGCGCCTCACCGCGCACCGAGAATTTGGCCGACGGCATGCGCCGGGCGTTGGGTGTGTTGCGCGATGTGAGGAGCAAACTGTTGCGTCCCGCTTTGGGACGTAATGTTCCGAGTGTTTCTCGTGGGAGTGCGAGGGCTGCTCTAAGGACGTCGTCCCCACTGCCTCAATATGTGCGGTCGGGTTCATTAAGTGGGCGCCGCACGAATTCTTCTCCTCCAATCAATattgaagaaaataacggTGATGATGAGGCCATGCCTTTTTCGGATGTGTGCAAGCAACGTAATAACGCGAAGATACAGGAACCGGTTATTGGTATTGCCGCACGCAGACGGTTGGAGGGTGCACCCACACGACCTAACGTCGAGCGTGCGTTGTGGCGGTTGTCACTTTCTCCTAGTAGTGAACGCGCCGGGAAGAGTGGGCGTAGCCGCTCTCGCCGTCGTTGA
- a CDS encoding glycerolphosphate mutase, putative → MSRCGRKLDMSSGYWLPRRLLLVRHGESEANVDRALYSKVPDWKIPLTARGREQAFECGRRLRKIIKNEKLYVYYSPYTRTRQTLTEVRKSLLPSQVQGEREDERLREQEIGNFQPLDKMDEMWAERSEFGRSYYRFPDGESSVDVGDRVSKFFDSLFRERVELNYLSARKQMITGSSNDVGPASFTVPDDDDHNVVIISHGLLIRLFVGRWYSAPMEVFETMKNPPNCGIVVLERREAGRLVMTDTSKKLFGSDPLLEMMKFDGKDNVQLFRHLFAEGGYSFSADEGTDR, encoded by the coding sequence ATGTCGCGATGTGGGCGCAAGCTCGATATGTCGAGTGGTTACTGGCTCCCACGGCGGCTGCTTCTTGTGCGACACGGCGAGTCCGAGGCAAATGTGGATCGCGCATTGTATAGCAAGGTTCCGGACTGGAAGATACCGCTGACGGCGCGGGGCCGCGAGCAGGCCTTCGAGTGCGGCCGGAGGCTCCGGAAGATCATAAAGAATGAAAAATTGTACGTCTACTATTCTCCGTACACTCGCACCAGACAGACCCTAACCGAGGTGCGCAAGAGTCTACTGCCGTCACAGGTGCAAGGTGAGCGCGAGGACGAGCGGTTGCGGGAGCAGGAGATTGGCAATTTCCAACCACTGGACAAGATGGACGAGATGTGGGCCGAACGTAGTGAGTTTGGACGCTCGTACTACAGATTTCCAGATGGTGAAAGTAGTGTGGATGTCGGCGACCGCGTGTCCAAGTTTTTCGATTCCCTCTTTCGCGAACGTGTGGAACTAAATTATCTCTCGGCGCGGAAGCAAATGATCACTGGCAGTAGCAACGACGTCGGTCCTGCCTCGTTTACGGTACCGGACGACGATGATCATAATGTTGTGATAATATCGCATGGACTTTTGATTAGGTTGTTTGTTGGGCGGTGGTATTCGGCGCCGATGGAAGTCTTTGAAACGATGAAGAACCCACCCAACTGCGGGATTGTCGTGCTGGAGAGGCGTGAGGCGGGGCGACTGGTGATGACGGATACTAGCAAGAAGCTTTTCGGCAGTGATCCACTCTTAGAGATGATGAAGTTTGACGGAAAGGATAATGTTCAATTGTTTCGTCACCTCTTCGCTGAAGGTGGCTACTCCTTTTCCGCAGACGAGGGAACGGACCGGTAA
- a CDS encoding RNA editing complex protein, putative, with product MLRVENLRRSMTRLARHSLIRAVPFSPLSVGSSTDQTFGAPTRTPFRSHTCLLCDVSYESWGDHAESTTHIARHAICRTFVSPERHNAVMQQLWKHIRLDFGYVDEVTHKKEDRRRMRLASTMRHLQEKGVLHHSLPRVTVDAQSEVSLTVESDSFVNYMFLGESFARQETLDRVARLMPRAESLELSSIISFVLSKRRLAHFFDIFEMRKMVLNGDSSDDKASADGDVPPTIPRLQQDGKAVILFSCLGELQMFSRRDRSHSVATRSAAEQLVLNVLGTHVMENIIGELVHEALQTVVEEGTAVWREHCGELKHKLFEGTKAASPPIATTPNPVSNSGGPEVTADVNDQMWVDLSRLYVLDKNGSVPQLQPTVKRHSWHDVARALTLELTVPNPVNKSAVFAAAAPRLATKKK from the coding sequence ATGTTACGTGTTGAAAACTTGCGGCGTTCGATGACTCGCCTGGCTCGTCATTCTCTCATTCGTGCCGTCCCCTTTTCGCCTCTGAGTGTCGGATCCAGTACCGACCAAACCTTTGGTGCCCCCACCCGAACACCATTCCGGTCTCACACGTGCCTTCTTTGCGATGTGTCGTACGAGTCGTGGGGAGACCACGCAGAGAGTACCACTCACATAGCGCGTCATGCTATTTGCAGGACTTTTGTATCCCCTGAGCGACATAATGCGGTAATGCAACAGCTGTGGAAGCATATTCGTCTTGATTTTGGGTACGTTGACGAGGTCACTCATAAAAAGGAGGACCGTCGACGCATGCGCCTCGCCTCCACGATGCGCCACCTACAGGAGAAGGGAGTGCTTCACCACTCACTTCCCCGTGTGACGGTAGACGCGCAGTCCGAGGTATCGCTTACGGTGGAGTCAGATAGCTTTGTGAATTATATGTTCCTCGGCGAAAGCTTTGCGCGGCAGGAGACGTTGGATCGCGTGGCGCGGCTGATGCCGCGGGCAGAATCTCTTGAACTTAGTAGTATCATATCGTTTGTTCTTTCGAAGAGGCGCCTAGCTCATTTTTTCGATATATTTGAGATGCGTAAAATGGTTTTAAATGGTGACAGTTCCGACGATAAGGCGTCGGCTGATGGTGACGTACCACCCACCATTCCACGTCTGCAGCAGGACGGGAAGGCTGTTATCCTGTTCAGCTGTTTGGGGGAGTTGCAAATGTTCTCGCGGCGGGATCGATCGCACAGCGTGGCCACACGGTCAGCCGCGGAGCAACTGGTCCTCAATGTGCTTGGCACACACGTAATGGAGAACATCATAGGCGAACTGGTGCACGAGGCACTGCAGACTGTCGTGGAGGAAGGGACGGCAGTATGGCGTGAACACTGTGGTGAATTGAAGCACAAGTTATTTGAAGGGACAAAGGCGGCATCACCCCCCATAGCTACGACTCCAAACCCCGTGTCAAACTCTGGTGGACCAGAAGTGACGGCGGACGTTAATGATCAAATGTGGGTGGACCTTAGCAGATTGTACGTGCTCGACAAGAATGGCAGTGTGCCTCAGCTTCAACCTACGGTGAAGCGACACTCATGGCATGATGTGGCGCGCGCGCTGACACTCGAACTAACGGTTCCGAATCCAGTGAACAAGAGCGCCGTTTTCGCTGCGGCTGCTCCCCGCCTtgccacaaagaaaaaatag
- a CDS encoding 60S ribosomal protein L37, putative — MTKGTTSMGQRHGRTHILCRRCGRNAYHVQWERCAACAYPRAQRRRYNWSVKAIKRRRTGTGRCRYLKVVHRRIRNHFKTDIKA, encoded by the coding sequence ATGACAAAGGGCACCACGTCGATGGGGCAGCGCCACGGGCGTACGCACATTTTGTGCCGCCGTTGTGGGCGCAACGCCTACCATGTGCAGTGGGAGCGATGCGCTGCCTGCGCTTACCCTCGCGCCCAGCGCCGACGTTACAACTGGTCTGTCAAGGCCATCAAACGCCGTCGCACCGGTACTGGCCGCTGCCGCTACCTGAAGGTCGTCCACCGCAGGATCAGGAACCACTTCAAGACCGACATCAAGGCCTAA